The Altererythrobacter sp. CAU 1644 genome has a window encoding:
- a CDS encoding M20 metallopeptidase family protein, with protein sequence MLNPDLLESATSLSDGIVALRRAIHREPELGLETPKTLAKVREALADLPLTWREGTSCTGAIATLEGGRAGRRVLLRGDMDALPMDEKTNLEFASTIPGRMHACGHDTHTAMLAGAARLLSAKRDEFAGTVDFMFQPGEEGYHGARYMIDDGLLDPLPDAAFALHIMPNAPFGVLAGRAGPLLAAADEFTFKVKGQGGHASMPHDCNDPVPGAAAIVGAIQAMVTRRFNAASPVIVTVTQIHAGTAHNVIADEVVLGGTMRTLSPEHRAKVQELIVETARNTASAYGLEIQCDIRAGFPVTICDERAVDLGRKVAQELGGERGWRDMADPIMGAEDFSYVLEQVPGAMFFLGVAKEGDDWRSCCAIHSPRMHVDENALPKGTAMLAGCALKFLEEGWQ encoded by the coding sequence ATGCTCAATCCCGACCTGCTCGAATCCGCGACCTCTCTTTCCGACGGGATCGTCGCCCTGCGCCGCGCGATCCATCGCGAACCCGAACTGGGGCTCGAAACACCCAAGACGCTCGCCAAGGTGCGCGAAGCGCTGGCCGATCTGCCGCTCACCTGGCGGGAAGGGACCAGTTGTACCGGCGCGATTGCGACGCTCGAGGGTGGCAGAGCTGGCCGCCGCGTCCTGCTGCGTGGTGACATGGATGCGCTGCCGATGGACGAGAAGACCAACCTCGAATTCGCCTCGACCATCCCCGGGCGGATGCATGCCTGCGGGCACGACACCCACACGGCCATGCTGGCGGGCGCCGCGCGACTGCTATCGGCGAAGCGTGACGAGTTCGCGGGAACCGTCGATTTCATGTTCCAGCCGGGCGAGGAAGGTTATCACGGCGCGCGCTACATGATCGACGACGGGTTGCTCGACCCGCTGCCCGATGCCGCCTTCGCGCTGCACATCATGCCCAATGCGCCTTTCGGGGTGCTGGCCGGGAGGGCCGGCCCGCTGCTCGCGGCCGCCGACGAGTTCACTTTCAAGGTTAAGGGCCAAGGCGGTCATGCCTCGATGCCGCATGACTGCAACGATCCGGTTCCGGGTGCCGCTGCGATCGTTGGCGCGATCCAGGCGATGGTCACCCGGCGTTTCAACGCCGCCAGTCCCGTGATCGTCACGGTCACGCAGATTCACGCCGGCACTGCGCATAATGTGATCGCCGACGAGGTCGTGCTCGGCGGCACCATGCGCACACTTTCGCCCGAGCACAGGGCCAAGGTTCAGGAGCTGATCGTCGAGACCGCCAGGAACACCGCGAGCGCATATGGACTCGAAATCCAGTGCGACATTCGCGCCGGTTTCCCGGTCACGATCTGCGATGAGCGCGCGGTCGATCTCGGTCGCAAGGTCGCGCAGGAACTAGGCGGTGAGCGCGGGTGGCGAGACATGGCTGACCCGATCATGGGCGCGGAGGATTTCTCCTACGTGCTCGAGCAGGTGCCCGGCGCGATGTTCTTCCTGGGCGTCGCCAAAGAGGGCGATGACTGGCGATCGTGCTGCGCGATCCACTCACCGCGCATGCATGTCGATGAGAATGCCTTGCCCAAGGGCACGGCGATGCTGGCGGGCTGTGCGCTCAAATTCCTCGAGGAAGGCTGGCAATAA
- a CDS encoding sodium:solute symporter family transporter encodes MTLETIDIVIIIGYAFALLGIALYVSREPEGHDKNTEDYFLAGRALPWWAIGASLIASNISAEQIIGQSGQGFAVGIAIAAYEWQAAIVLIIVAKYFLPIFLKRKIYTMPQFLQQRYGEGVKNLMSVFWVALYTAVNLTTVLWLGGLAITSLTGWSVMTAMAALAGFAALYSLYGGLKAVALTDIIQVVILIIGGIAITWIALDALPADGPLGGLGLLMREMPGHFEMILDESNPAYSDLPGIWTLLGGLWVLHFSYWGFNQYIIQRALGAENLGEAQKGLAFAAFLKILVPFIVVIPGIAAVILAQQGVLDGAALAEKSDRTYGELMAFAPAGLRGLVFAALIAAVVSSLASMMNSISTIFTMDLYRNWKPDMGEHHYVTVGRISAFTAMVLALFLARPFIGGFESGFQTVQEYTGFIAPGIVVVFLLGFFDKKANAVGAFTALLGSLAVNVLLKFGMPDVPFIIRIWGVFMLSLVAAIVVSRMTAAPEEERTVKLGDIGFATNTLFNTLAMLTVATLVGLYVWLW; translated from the coding sequence ATGACGCTCGAAACGATCGATATCGTCATCATCATCGGTTACGCGTTCGCGCTGCTGGGGATCGCGCTCTATGTCAGCCGCGAGCCCGAGGGCCACGACAAGAATACCGAGGATTATTTCCTCGCCGGGCGCGCGCTGCCGTGGTGGGCGATCGGCGCCTCGCTGATCGCGTCGAACATCTCCGCCGAGCAGATCATCGGTCAGTCTGGCCAGGGCTTTGCCGTCGGCATCGCCATTGCCGCCTATGAGTGGCAGGCCGCGATCGTCCTGATCATCGTCGCCAAGTATTTCCTGCCGATTTTCCTCAAGCGCAAGATCTACACCATGCCGCAGTTCCTGCAGCAGCGGTATGGCGAGGGCGTCAAGAACCTGATGAGCGTCTTCTGGGTCGCGCTCTACACCGCCGTCAACCTCACCACTGTGCTGTGGCTCGGCGGACTGGCGATTACCTCGCTCACCGGCTGGAGCGTGATGACAGCAATGGCGGCGCTGGCGGGCTTTGCCGCGCTCTATTCGCTCTATGGCGGCCTCAAGGCGGTCGCGCTGACCGACATCATCCAGGTTGTCATCCTGATCATCGGCGGCATCGCGATCACCTGGATCGCGCTCGACGCGCTTCCGGCTGACGGGCCGCTCGGCGGGCTCGGACTGCTGATGCGGGAGATGCCGGGGCACTTCGAGATGATTCTCGACGAAAGCAATCCGGCCTATTCGGATCTCCCGGGCATCTGGACGCTGCTCGGCGGCCTGTGGGTGCTGCACTTCAGCTACTGGGGCTTCAACCAGTACATCATCCAGCGCGCACTGGGCGCGGAGAACCTGGGCGAAGCGCAGAAGGGCCTCGCCTTCGCTGCCTTCCTCAAGATCCTGGTGCCGTTCATCGTGGTCATCCCCGGCATCGCCGCGGTGATCCTCGCTCAGCAGGGCGTGCTCGACGGCGCGGCGCTGGCCGAGAAGTCGGACCGTACCTATGGCGAGCTGATGGCCTTTGCCCCGGCGGGCCTGCGCGGCCTCGTCTTCGCGGCGCTGATCGCGGCGGTCGTGAGTTCGCTTGCGTCGATGATGAATTCGATCTCGACCATCTTCACGATGGACCTCTATCGCAACTGGAAGCCTGACATGGGCGAGCATCACTACGTGACGGTGGGGCGGATCTCCGCATTCACTGCGATGGTGCTCGCGCTGTTCCTCGCGCGCCCCTTCATCGGCGGCTTCGAAAGCGGCTTCCAGACGGTGCAGGAATACACCGGCTTTATCGCGCCGGGCATCGTGGTCGTCTTCCTGCTCGGGTTCTTCGACAAGAAGGCCAATGCGGTGGGCGCCTTCACCGCGCTGCTCGGATCGCTGGCGGTCAACGTGCTGCTGAAATTCGGCATGCCGGACGTGCCGTTCATCATCCGCATCTGGGGCGTGTTCATGCTGTCGCTCGTGGCCGCGATCGTGGTTTCGCGGATGACGGCCGCGCCGGAGGAGGAACGCACAGTCAAGCTGGGCGATATCGGTTTCGCCACTAACACGCTGTTCAACACCCTGGCGATGCTGACCGTCGCCACCCTGGTCGGGCTTTACGTCTGGCTGTGGTGA
- a CDS encoding glycoside hydrolase family 3 protein codes for MGACATVPNAASTVSTPAAANEADVVADLLSRMSVERKVAQLIQPQINSFTAADMERYRFGSYLNGGNGGPYGDEFAPASEWLRLADEMYDASVKPLPNGEPAIATMWGTDAVHGHSNVVGATIFPHNIALGATGDADLVRRIGHATAIEIEVTGIDWNFSPTVAVAQDDRWGRTYESYSENPDLVAKLGAALVEGLQGSKGAGDFLGDGRVIATAKHFFGDGGTDQGVDQGDVNGDIEALIDLHGRPYPATIAAGVEAVMASFNSINGTKMHGNQPLLTDVLRGRMGFDGLVVGDWNGHGQIKGCTVTDCPQSLMAGLDIYMVPDDWKPLMDSLVAQVRDGTIPMARLDEAVARILRVKQRAGLIGADAKRPSERGVAGRFDLLASPEHRALAREAVAKSQVILKNNGVLPLKAGANVLVAGSASDDIGRASGGWTLEWQGGSKDQLPRERFPNASSIWDGIRENVAASGGTATLSEDGSFTSRPDVAVVVFGERPYAEFAGDQRDLVFRDEEGLKLLRQYSEAGIPAVAVFLSGRPLWMNRELNVADAFVASWLPGSEGAGVADVLTGKREATGRLSFSWPESCMGQPVNGPDGALFAFGYGRMLGDTSPLAGLSEDCPALAANDSADMFGSGRLGSGVSAFVGRLDGAGFEELMPQMRGDMNGSGVVARGYDRDAQEDSREIALQAGSYFGLQQADDTGGAYRIAYEVVTRPTAPIVLRASTTDGGEKVLDLTEQFALAYSKGWREMVISEACVANLGSRIAFEAEGAITFRISSVKRETTDAELECSF; via the coding sequence TTGGGCGCCTGCGCCACCGTTCCGAATGCGGCGTCGACCGTTTCTACACCGGCGGCGGCAAACGAAGCCGATGTGGTCGCCGACCTGCTTTCGCGCATGAGCGTCGAGCGCAAGGTCGCCCAGCTTATTCAGCCGCAGATCAATTCATTCACCGCCGCAGACATGGAGCGATATCGTTTCGGCAGTTATCTCAACGGCGGGAACGGCGGCCCCTATGGCGATGAATTCGCTCCTGCTTCCGAATGGCTACGACTGGCCGACGAGATGTACGACGCCTCGGTCAAGCCATTGCCGAACGGCGAGCCTGCCATTGCGACCATGTGGGGCACTGACGCGGTTCACGGCCACAGCAACGTCGTCGGTGCGACGATCTTCCCGCACAATATCGCACTGGGCGCGACCGGCGATGCCGATCTCGTGCGGCGCATCGGCCACGCGACCGCGATCGAGATCGAGGTGACCGGCATTGACTGGAACTTCTCTCCTACCGTGGCGGTGGCCCAGGACGATCGTTGGGGCCGCACCTACGAAAGTTATTCCGAGAATCCTGACCTTGTCGCCAAGCTCGGCGCTGCGCTGGTCGAAGGACTGCAGGGCAGCAAGGGTGCCGGCGATTTCCTTGGTGACGGTCGGGTCATTGCCACGGCCAAGCATTTCTTTGGCGACGGCGGGACCGACCAAGGGGTCGACCAGGGCGACGTCAACGGCGACATCGAAGCGCTGATAGACCTGCACGGCCGTCCCTATCCAGCGACCATCGCAGCCGGGGTCGAAGCCGTCATGGCGAGCTTCAATTCCATCAATGGCACCAAGATGCACGGCAACCAGCCGTTGTTGACAGATGTGCTGCGCGGCCGGATGGGATTTGACGGATTGGTGGTCGGCGACTGGAACGGTCACGGACAGATCAAGGGCTGCACCGTCACCGATTGCCCGCAATCGCTGATGGCGGGGCTCGATATCTACATGGTGCCCGATGATTGGAAGCCGCTGATGGATTCGCTCGTCGCGCAGGTCAGGGACGGCACCATCCCGATGGCGCGGCTCGACGAAGCGGTTGCGCGGATACTGCGCGTCAAGCAGCGCGCGGGCCTGATCGGGGCAGATGCCAAGCGCCCGTCGGAGCGGGGCGTCGCAGGGCGTTTCGACCTGCTCGCGTCTCCTGAGCATCGTGCCCTGGCGCGCGAGGCGGTCGCCAAGTCGCAGGTGATCCTCAAGAACAACGGCGTGTTGCCGCTCAAGGCGGGTGCCAATGTCCTGGTCGCAGGCAGTGCCTCGGACGATATCGGCCGGGCATCGGGTGGCTGGACCCTGGAATGGCAGGGCGGCAGCAAGGACCAATTGCCGCGCGAACGTTTCCCCAATGCCAGCTCGATCTGGGATGGCATTCGGGAGAATGTCGCGGCAAGTGGCGGCACGGCAACCCTGTCCGAAGACGGTTCGTTCACGAGCCGCCCCGATGTTGCCGTGGTCGTGTTCGGCGAGCGCCCCTATGCGGAATTCGCCGGCGACCAGCGCGATCTCGTCTTCCGCGACGAGGAAGGCCTGAAACTCCTCCGGCAGTACAGCGAAGCGGGCATTCCCGCCGTCGCCGTGTTCCTCTCAGGTCGTCCGCTATGGATGAACCGCGAGCTCAACGTAGCCGATGCCTTCGTGGCTTCGTGGCTGCCGGGCAGCGAGGGCGCCGGCGTTGCCGACGTGCTGACCGGCAAGCGCGAAGCAACCGGTCGGCTGTCCTTCTCCTGGCCAGAATCCTGCATGGGGCAACCGGTCAATGGGCCCGACGGTGCGCTGTTTGCATTCGGCTATGGCCGCATGCTGGGGGACACCTCGCCGCTCGCCGGTTTGAGCGAAGATTGCCCCGCGCTCGCCGCCAATGACAGCGCGGACATGTTCGGCTCAGGGCGTCTCGGTTCGGGTGTGAGCGCCTTTGTCGGCCGTCTCGACGGTGCCGGGTTCGAGGAATTGATGCCGCAGATGCGCGGCGACATGAATGGCTCGGGCGTTGTCGCACGCGGCTACGATCGCGACGCGCAGGAAGACTCGCGCGAAATCGCGCTGCAGGCTGGCTCCTACTTCGGGCTGCAACAGGCCGACGACACGGGCGGGGCATATCGCATCGCCTATGAGGTCGTAACGCGCCCGACGGCGCCTATCGTCCTGCGCGCCAGCACCACGGACGGCGGCGAGAAGGTGCTCGACCTGACCGAACAGTTCGCGCTCGCCTATTCCAAGGGCTGGCGGGAAATGGTCATCAGCGAGGCCTGTGTCGCCAATCTCGGGTCGCGCATCGCGTTTGAAGCGGAAGGCGCAATCACCTTCCGCATCTCGAGCGTGAAGCGCGAGACAACGGATGCCGAACTGGAATGCTCGTTCTGA
- a CDS encoding MFS transporter, protein MAAETAPGPRQPLWFLSLLALAAAGGAVAYVPFLTVLLPLRVVSLTGSEDVVALSFATFLGAVVASLANIGFGWLSDRTGSRRGWILAGLVSSSLLLLLFGQVETVRQLVVLIMAWQLGLNMMLGPLAAWAGDCVPDEQKGLLGGLFAFAPALGALSGAFVTIPGLADGQERLALVALLVAAMVLPALVVGKGRSLPHLTMPTDSAAGSPADPFKQRRIIGNMWFARLLVQVSEAALFAFLLFWLRSITPGFGEDRAARIFSLVLIIAVPIALVAGRWSDKARRPMLPLAICAGLSSLGLLAMALSSSLNGALGGYFLFGVSSMTFLALHSGQTLRVLPRPQHRGRDLGFFNLTNTVPSLIIPGLTLTLVPVFGFSALFLLLAALAALACVLIAIISRPI, encoded by the coding sequence ATGGCGGCTGAGACCGCTCCGGGGCCGCGGCAGCCGCTGTGGTTCCTTTCGCTGCTTGCGCTCGCCGCCGCGGGCGGTGCGGTCGCCTACGTCCCCTTCCTCACCGTGCTGCTCCCGCTGCGGGTGGTTTCGCTCACCGGTAGCGAAGATGTCGTGGCGCTGTCCTTTGCCACCTTCCTCGGGGCGGTGGTGGCGAGCCTGGCGAATATCGGCTTCGGCTGGCTCAGCGATCGCACCGGAAGCAGGCGCGGCTGGATACTTGCCGGCCTGGTTTCCTCGAGCTTGCTATTGCTGCTGTTCGGCCAGGTCGAAACGGTGCGTCAGCTGGTGGTCCTCATCATGGCCTGGCAATTGGGGTTGAACATGATGCTCGGCCCGCTCGCAGCATGGGCCGGCGATTGCGTTCCCGACGAACAGAAGGGCCTTCTGGGCGGCCTGTTCGCCTTTGCGCCTGCTCTGGGCGCTCTCTCCGGAGCATTCGTGACCATTCCCGGATTGGCCGATGGGCAGGAGCGCTTGGCGCTCGTGGCGCTGTTGGTTGCCGCCATGGTCCTGCCTGCCCTGGTTGTCGGCAAGGGGCGGAGCCTGCCGCATCTCACTATGCCGACCGACAGCGCGGCTGGGTCACCGGCCGATCCTTTCAAGCAGCGCCGGATTATCGGCAACATGTGGTTTGCCCGGTTGCTCGTGCAGGTCTCGGAGGCGGCGCTCTTTGCCTTTCTGCTGTTCTGGCTACGCTCGATCACCCCAGGGTTCGGAGAGGACCGAGCGGCGCGGATATTCAGCCTCGTCTTGATCATCGCCGTGCCGATCGCGCTGGTTGCGGGGCGCTGGTCGGACAAGGCTCGTCGCCCCATGCTGCCCCTGGCAATCTGCGCCGGACTATCCTCTCTCGGACTGTTGGCGATGGCACTGTCATCGAGCCTGAATGGCGCGCTCGGCGGCTACTTCCTGTTCGGCGTGTCGTCGATGACCTTCCTAGCATTGCACTCAGGCCAGACCCTGCGCGTCCTTCCCCGCCCGCAGCACCGAGGACGCGACCTTGGCTTCTTCAACCTGACCAATACGGTCCCGTCGCTGATCATTCCGGGGCTGACACTCACGCTCGTGCCGGTCTTCGGTTTCAGCGCGCTGTTCCTGCTGCTGGCCGCCCTAGCTGCGCTGGCTTGCGTTCTCATCGCCATTATCTCGCGCCCGATTTAG
- a CDS encoding LacI family DNA-binding transcriptional regulator yields MARRRQAVTIKHVAADAGVSLQTVSRVINNEPNVRPEMKERVQASIDRLGYVPSIAAQRMSGSRSYLILALNDREKTVAEWRSRSGTDWVDQMLLGGMLTCAEHGYRMMVELVDTHNDHVERELSATIAALQPDGVILTPPHSENRLITDLLASKNIPFARIGSLEPGPGIRLTMDDDHSAVMATERLIELGHKRIGLIAGPKDYSLSGWRIDGWMRAMQAAGFNTDGLCARGDFGFDSGIAAARTLLSQKDRPTAIIASNDQMALATLDVARELDLAVPDKLSLISFDNTPIVRFTNPPLTAVDQPIAATISHAVELLINKSRKAIPADPINIQGVLVERASTAPAPKANGG; encoded by the coding sequence ATGGCTAGGCGTCGCCAGGCCGTCACGATCAAGCATGTCGCTGCCGATGCTGGCGTCTCGCTGCAAACGGTGAGCCGCGTCATCAACAACGAACCCAATGTGCGGCCGGAGATGAAGGAGCGGGTCCAGGCCTCGATCGACCGGCTTGGCTATGTTCCTTCGATCGCGGCGCAGCGGATGAGCGGCTCGCGCTCCTACCTGATCCTGGCACTCAACGATCGCGAAAAGACGGTCGCAGAATGGCGTTCGCGTAGCGGGACGGACTGGGTCGACCAGATGCTGCTCGGCGGCATGCTGACCTGTGCCGAACATGGCTACCGGATGATGGTCGAGCTGGTCGACACGCATAACGATCATGTCGAGCGCGAGCTGTCGGCCACGATCGCGGCGCTCCAGCCCGACGGAGTGATCTTGACCCCGCCGCACTCGGAAAACCGGCTGATTACCGACCTTCTGGCAAGCAAGAATATCCCCTTCGCGCGGATCGGATCGCTCGAGCCCGGGCCGGGCATTCGCCTGACGATGGACGACGATCACTCGGCCGTAATGGCGACCGAGCGGCTGATCGAGCTCGGCCACAAGCGTATCGGCCTGATCGCCGGCCCCAAGGACTACAGCCTCAGCGGGTGGCGCATCGATGGCTGGATGCGCGCGATGCAGGCCGCCGGATTCAATACCGACGGGTTGTGCGCTCGCGGCGATTTCGGATTCGATTCGGGGATCGCGGCGGCGCGCACCTTGCTTTCGCAAAAGGATCGCCCGACGGCGATCATTGCTTCGAACGACCAGATGGCACTGGCTACGCTCGATGTTGCGCGAGAACTCGATCTTGCCGTGCCGGACAAACTTTCGTTGATCAGCTTCGACAACACGCCAATCGTGCGCTTCACCAACCCTCCGCTGACAGCGGTGGACCAGCCTATCGCGGCCACCATCTCGCATGCGGTCGAGCTGTTGATCAACAAGTCGCGCAAGGCGATCCCCGCTGATCCGATCAATATTCAGGGCGTCCTGGTGGAACGCGCATCGACCGCTCCGGCGCCCAAGGCCAATGGCGGCTGA
- a CDS encoding tryptophan halogenase family protein, which translates to MNSNKPLKRVVIAGGGTAGWMAAAALARTFGDVIDLTLVESEMIGTVGVGEATIPPLIVYNRLLGINEADFMRSTQATFKLGIEFENWKVDGEKYFHSFGQTGRDHWSAGFQHFWLHGLTKGHTASYDDYCLELQAAYAEKFAHLPDDRLNYAYHLDSSLYAAFLRKMAEDNGARRVEGKIAEVELDGERGDIAALKLESGERLEGDFFVDCTGFRALLIEGALHVGFDDWTHWLPCDRAIAVQTASVRPPLPYTRAIAHDAGWQWRIPLQHRQGNGIVYCSRYLSEDEAAERLLSSVEGEQLTKPNFLRFTTGARRKQWHRNCVAVGLSSGFMEPLESTSIHLIQRAVLRLIRMLPGGAVSQRDIDEFNDQQLTDMVQIRDFLVLHYKATERGDSPFWRQCRDMEIPDTLRHKIELFRETGRVFRKNEELFVENSWIQVMLGQGIMPEAYHPIAAKLTDQELAGMLDGIRQSVTKTVESLPSHEAYVARFCGAKQSESA; encoded by the coding sequence ATGAACAGCAACAAACCCCTGAAACGCGTCGTGATCGCGGGTGGCGGCACTGCCGGCTGGATGGCCGCGGCCGCATTGGCACGCACATTCGGCGATGTGATCGACCTCACCTTGGTCGAATCCGAGATGATCGGTACGGTCGGCGTGGGGGAGGCGACCATCCCTCCGCTGATCGTCTACAATCGGCTGCTCGGCATCAACGAGGCCGATTTCATGCGGTCGACCCAGGCTACCTTCAAGCTCGGGATCGAGTTCGAGAACTGGAAGGTCGACGGGGAGAAATACTTTCACTCTTTCGGCCAGACCGGCCGGGATCACTGGTCGGCTGGGTTCCAGCATTTCTGGCTGCACGGCCTGACCAAGGGACACACGGCGAGCTACGACGACTACTGCCTCGAACTGCAGGCGGCCTATGCAGAGAAGTTCGCCCACCTTCCCGATGACCGGCTCAATTACGCATACCACCTCGATTCCTCGCTCTACGCCGCCTTCCTGCGCAAGATGGCCGAGGACAACGGCGCTCGCCGGGTCGAAGGCAAGATCGCCGAAGTTGAGCTCGACGGCGAGCGCGGCGACATCGCCGCACTGAAGCTCGAATCCGGCGAGCGGCTCGAAGGCGATTTCTTTGTCGACTGCACCGGCTTTCGGGCACTGCTGATCGAAGGCGCGCTGCATGTCGGCTTCGACGACTGGACCCATTGGCTGCCTTGCGACCGGGCGATTGCAGTCCAGACCGCGAGCGTCCGACCGCCACTGCCCTATACGCGCGCAATCGCGCACGATGCGGGCTGGCAATGGCGCATCCCGCTCCAGCATCGCCAGGGCAACGGCATCGTCTACTGCAGCCGCTATCTCTCCGAAGACGAGGCGGCCGAGCGCTTGCTCTCGTCGGTCGAAGGCGAGCAGCTGACCAAGCCCAACTTCCTGCGCTTCACCACCGGCGCGCGGCGCAAGCAATGGCACCGCAATTGCGTGGCGGTGGGACTTTCGAGCGGGTTCATGGAGCCTCTCGAATCGACCAGCATCCATCTCATCCAGCGTGCGGTCCTGCGATTGATCCGCATGCTTCCGGGCGGCGCAGTGAGCCAGCGCGACATCGACGAGTTCAACGACCAGCAACTGACCGACATGGTGCAGATCCGCGACTTTCTCGTGCTGCATTACAAGGCGACCGAGCGGGGCGATTCGCCGTTTTGGCGGCAATGCCGCGACATGGAAATTCCCGACACCCTGCGCCACAAGATCGAGTTGTTCCGAGAAACCGGCCGGGTGTTCCGCAAGAATGAGGAGCTGTTCGTGGAGAACAGCTGGATCCAGGTCATGCTGGGCCAGGGCATCATGCCCGAAGCCTATCATCCCATCGCGGCCAAACTTACCGACCAGGAGCTGGCCGGCATGCTCGACGGGATTCGCCAATCGGTAACAAAGACAGTCGAGAGTCTCCCTTCGCATGAAGCCTATGTGGCCCGGTTCTGCGGGGCCAAACAGTCGGAGTCTGCATGA
- a CDS encoding cupin-like domain-containing protein has protein sequence MAEADPSIFSSMRRVEERQVADSAALDAMLKGAREPFLIRSLVAEWPLVKAGQLSPQAARDYLLQHARKRPFTVSIGPPGHDGRLFYNHEMEMNFQTARGELADIFKGIADNEGREHPPTIYLTSIDVHDFFDGLHEANHVELGHRQPIESIWIGTRTRVAAHNDFPDNLACCAVGRRRFTIFPPEQFRNLYLGPIDNTPAGRAVSMVDFHDPDLAAHPRFAEAMEHGLVADLEPGDAVFVPSMWWHHVEGLDGFNAMINYWWRETPRWLGQPQNALNHAILAIRDLPAEDKAIWRELFEYYVFDDGEQARAHLPEGKRGILDPLDAEGASRLRAFLLRALNR, from the coding sequence GTGGCTGAGGCCGACCCATCGATATTTTCCTCCATGCGCCGGGTGGAGGAGCGGCAGGTTGCCGATTCCGCCGCGCTCGACGCCATGCTCAAGGGCGCGCGCGAGCCCTTCCTGATCCGCAGCCTGGTGGCCGAGTGGCCGCTCGTCAAGGCCGGGCAGCTATCGCCGCAGGCAGCGCGTGATTACCTGCTGCAGCATGCGCGCAAGCGCCCCTTCACCGTCTCGATCGGCCCACCCGGGCACGATGGCAGGCTTTTCTACAACCACGAGATGGAGATGAATTTCCAGACCGCGCGGGGCGAGCTGGCCGATATCTTCAAGGGAATTGCGGATAACGAGGGCCGCGAGCATCCGCCGACGATCTACCTCACCTCGATCGACGTGCATGACTTCTTCGACGGTCTGCACGAGGCGAACCATGTCGAACTCGGCCATCGCCAGCCGATCGAGAGCATCTGGATCGGGACACGCACGCGCGTCGCGGCGCATAATGATTTTCCCGACAATCTCGCCTGCTGCGCGGTCGGGCGTCGCCGCTTCACCATTTTCCCGCCCGAGCAGTTTCGCAATCTCTACCTCGGCCCGATCGACAACACGCCGGCTGGCCGCGCGGTCAGCATGGTCGATTTCCACGATCCCGACCTTGCCGCGCATCCGCGTTTCGCAGAAGCGATGGAGCACGGGCTCGTTGCCGATCTCGAGCCCGGCGATGCCGTGTTCGTCCCGAGCATGTGGTGGCACCATGTCGAGGGACTCGACGGGTTCAACGCCATGATCAATTACTGGTGGCGCGAGACGCCGCGCTGGCTGGGGCAACCCCAGAACGCGCTTAACCACGCCATCCTGGCGATCCGCGATCTCCCGGCCGAAGACAAGGCGATCTGGCGCGAGCTGTTCGAATATTATGTCTTCGACGACGGCGAGCAGGCCCGGGCGCATCTTCCCGAAGGCAAGCGCGGCATTCTCGACCCGCTCGACGCCGAAGGGGCCAGCCGCCTCCGCGCCTTTCTCCTAAGGGCTCTCAACCGATGA
- a CDS encoding SapC family protein has protein sequence MTDHRILNSEEHRELRVLTDSSAELGDAVMGCLTVPLEFRRVQSCFPIVFRRDPETDAFSAMALFGFTNGENLFLVDGKWDARYKPLAQSIQPFLVGRSRDDDAAGQVHVDMEHPRISQSGEGMRVFDEDGQATPYLEEIAAQLGMLHEGYQSSAGFFEAMKRYDLLEPFSVEVPLADGSKHSLVGFHTIHEERLAALSGDELAVLQQGGHLLPIYMALASIDNFAELVARKNRQVMSG, from the coding sequence ATGACCGACCATCGCATCCTCAATAGCGAAGAGCACCGCGAACTTCGGGTCCTGACCGATAGCTCGGCCGAATTGGGCGATGCCGTGATGGGCTGCCTCACCGTGCCGCTTGAATTCCGGCGGGTACAATCCTGTTTTCCCATCGTGTTCCGCCGTGATCCGGAAACCGATGCGTTCTCGGCGATGGCACTGTTCGGCTTCACCAATGGCGAGAACCTGTTCCTGGTCGATGGCAAGTGGGACGCTCGCTACAAGCCGCTTGCCCAGTCGATCCAGCCGTTTCTGGTCGGCCGCTCGCGCGACGATGATGCGGCGGGACAGGTCCATGTCGATATGGAGCATCCGCGCATCTCCCAAAGCGGCGAGGGCATGCGGGTGTTCGACGAGGACGGGCAGGCGACGCCTTACCTGGAGGAGATCGCCGCCCAGCTCGGCATGCTGCACGAGGGGTATCAAAGCAGCGCCGGCTTCTTCGAGGCCATGAAGCGCTACGATCTGCTCGAACCCTTCTCGGTCGAGGTTCCGCTGGCCGACGGTTCGAAGCACTCGCTGGTCGGGTTCCACACGATTCACGAGGAGCGGCTAGCAGCCCTGAGCGGCGACGAACTGGCCGTCCTGCAGCAGGGCGGTCACCTGCTGCCGATCTACATGGCGCTGGCGTCGATCGACAATTTCGCCGAGCTGGTCGCGCGCAAGAACAGGCAGGTCATGAGTGGCTGA